The nucleotide window TCACCCCGAACTGAAGGTCCGGACCACGGAGATGGAGGCCGAGGACGGCATCCGGGCGGTGCTCCGCGGCGACAGCGACCTCGCGGTGGTGCTCGACTGGAGCAACAAGCGTCTGCCGGTGCCCGGCGGGCTCGCCAAGGCCGGACTCCTCGACGACGCACCGGATATCGCGATGCCGGCCGGTCATCCGCTCGCGGACCGTACCGAGGTCGATCTGGAGGACTTCGCCCAGGACGAATGGGTGTCCTGGCCCGAGGGCGAATTCTGTTACGAGTGGCTGATGTTCACGCTGCGCTCCAAGGGGATCGAGCCTCGCATCGCACATCTGGCAGGTGAGCACCACACCCAACTCGCCCTGATCGCGGCCGGATTCGGGGTGTGCGTGGCCCCCAGGCTGGGGCGTGGTCCGGTACCGGACGGGGTGCGGCTGGTCCCCGTACGGCAGAGGATGCGCCGCCACATCCACGCGGTGTGGCGCACCGACGCCGACCGGCGGCCTTCGATCAGGGCGGCGGTCGAGGCGCTGCGCGCGGCGGGCCGGACGCTCGACGCGCCCTGACCGCACCCCTCCGGGAACACCTGCGGGCGGGCGCTACGAAGGGCCCGCCAGCTTGCGGAAGTCCCAGGAGGTGACGGCATCCGGTGTGAGGCGGAGCCAGGCGTGCCGCCCGTCGTGCGGCATGTCCTCCATGCCGAAGTACTTCGAAGCGAACAGCCGCTCCGGTAGTGCGAGTTCGGCGCACGGC belongs to Streptomyces finlayi and includes:
- a CDS encoding LysR family transcriptional regulator, translated to MLNLERLRTLDALARHGSVSGAADGLHVTTSAVSQQMAKLEREVGQQLLAKNGRGVRLTDAGRLLADHAARILSQVALAQSDIEAQRGRVVGEVQVSAFPTAARGLFPAALTSLRADHPELKVRTTEMEAEDGIRAVLRGDSDLAVVLDWSNKRLPVPGGLAKAGLLDDAPDIAMPAGHPLADRTEVDLEDFAQDEWVSWPEGEFCYEWLMFTLRSKGIEPRIAHLAGEHHTQLALIAAGFGVCVAPRLGRGPVPDGVRLVPVRQRMRRHIHAVWRTDADRRPSIRAAVEALRAAGRTLDAP